In Streptococcus dysgalactiae subsp. dysgalactiae, the following are encoded in one genomic region:
- a CDS encoding YebC/PmpR family DNA-binding transcriptional regulator, giving the protein MGRKWANIVAKKTAKDGATSKVYAKFGVEIYVAAKQGDPDPELNTALKFVIDRAKQAQVPKHVIDKAIEKAKGNTDETFVEGRYEGFGPNGSMIIVDTLTSNVNRTAANVRTAYGKNGGNMGAAGSVSYMFDKKGVIVFAGDDADSIFELLLEADVEVDDVEAEEGTITVYTAPTDLHKAILALRESGIAEFQVTELEMIPQSEVTLEGDDFATFEKLVDALESDDDVQKVYHNVADF; this is encoded by the coding sequence ATGGGACGTAAGTGGGCAAATATTGTTGCTAAGAAAACGGCTAAAGATGGAGCAACTTCAAAAGTTTATGCTAAGTTTGGTGTGGAAATTTATGTGGCTGCCAAACAAGGTGATCCAGATCCAGAGCTAAACACAGCCCTTAAATTTGTTATTGATCGTGCGAAACAGGCACAAGTTCCAAAACACGTTATCGATAAAGCTATTGAGAAAGCAAAAGGTAATACAGATGAAACCTTCGTTGAGGGTCGCTACGAAGGCTTTGGACCAAATGGTTCAATGATCATTGTGGATACCCTAACGTCAAATGTTAACCGTACGGCTGCCAATGTCCGCACAGCTTATGGTAAAAACGGAGGGAACATGGGGGCTGCTGGTTCAGTATCTTACATGTTTGATAAAAAAGGGGTTATCGTTTTTGCAGGAGACGATGCTGACAGTATCTTTGAACTGTTACTAGAAGCAGATGTTGAAGTTGATGATGTTGAGGCAGAAGAAGGAACAATCACTGTTTACACTGCTCCAACAGATCTTCATAAGGCTATCTTGGCTCTTCGTGAATCAGGTATTGCTGAATTCCAAGTCACAGAGCTTGAAATGATTCCTCAATCAGAAGTAACGCTTGAAGGTGATGATTTTGCGACTTTTGAAAAATTAGTAGACGCTTTGGAATCTGACGATGATGTTCAAAAAGTTTACCATAACGTTGCAGATTTTTAA
- a CDS encoding pneumococcal-type histidine triad protein encodes MEITITISGKKVWVETVRPTVQQGPQQASPTNSSPAHHKDNKQPNGSENGNYHNNTGSQHNHVDQLGAYRVNAEGKKEFSGIHYATSDGFLFDGKHIIGNTEDGLLVTHNGHKEDVHLVPYS; translated from the coding sequence ATGGAAATCACTATCACTATATCTGGAAAAAAGGTTTGGGTGGAGACTGTTCGTCCAACAGTCCAGCAAGGGCCTCAACAAGCCTCCCCAACAAATAGTTCTCCTGCTCATCATAAGGATAACAAGCAACCAAATGGTTCTGAGAATGGTAACTATCATAATAATACTGGTTCTCAGCATAACCATGTGGATCAATTAGGGGCCTATAGGGTTAATGCGGAAGGAAAGAAAGAATTTTCTGGAATTCACTATGCAACAAGTGATGGTTTCTTATTTGATGGTAAGCACATTATCGGAAACACAGAGGATGGTCTGCTAGTGACTCATAATGGTCATAAAGAGGATGTTCATCTTGTTCCTTATTCGTAG
- the bioB gene encoding biotin synthase BioB yields MLVKQQKSGNRIRLNTFLNAKSGLCSEDCGYCAQSKKSKAPVNRYGLLPKDEIIRKALIAKKNKSSVFCIALSGTRPTTREIALLCDAIQEIKHAMDMEICLSIGLVTKEQIQLLKEAGVDRLNHNINTPRENYDKITTTHTYQDRVDILEMLNEIGVDTCSGFICGMGETDQQLVDMAFELKALGPYSVPVNFLLPIDGTKLEGHHQLTPTKCLKILVMLRLLFPETELRVSAGREYHLGELQQMALLIVDSIFLGNYLTEKGADISDDQKMIDQLGLAVEGVC; encoded by the coding sequence ATCTTAGTAAAGCAGCAGAAGTCAGGCAACCGTATTCGATTAAATACGTTTTTAAATGCCAAAAGTGGTCTTTGTTCAGAAGATTGTGGGTATTGTGCCCAATCAAAGAAGAGTAAAGCACCTGTTAATCGCTATGGGCTTTTGCCAAAAGATGAGATTATTCGTAAGGCCCTAATTGCTAAGAAAAATAAATCAAGCGTTTTTTGCATTGCTTTGAGTGGTACACGACCTACAACGAGAGAAATTGCCCTTTTATGTGATGCGATTCAAGAAATCAAACACGCTATGGACATGGAAATTTGTCTCTCCATTGGTCTGGTGACTAAAGAACAGATTCAACTCCTAAAAGAGGCTGGGGTTGACCGATTGAACCATAACATTAATACCCCTCGTGAGAATTATGATAAGATTACCACGACACATACCTATCAAGACCGCGTGGATATCCTTGAAATGCTTAATGAAATAGGGGTAGACACTTGTTCAGGTTTTATTTGTGGTATGGGTGAAACGGACCAGCAATTGGTAGATATGGCCTTTGAGCTAAAGGCTTTAGGACCTTATTCTGTTCCAGTTAATTTTTTACTGCCTATCGATGGGACAAAATTAGAGGGGCATCACCAACTAACACCAACAAAATGCCTAAAAATCCTAGTCATGCTCCGCTTATTATTTCCTGAAACAGAGTTGCGAGTTAGTGCAGGTCGTGAATACCATCTGGGGGAACTCCAACAAATGGCCTTGTTAATTGTAGATTCTATCTTTTTAGGGAATTACCTGACTGAAAAGGGAGCAGACATTTCAGACGATCAAAAGATGATTGATCAGTTAGGTTTAGCTGTTGAGGGAGTTTGTTAG